Within Hydractinia symbiolongicarpus strain clone_291-10 chromosome 11, HSymV2.1, whole genome shotgun sequence, the genomic segment TGCTGAAGAAACAAGAGAGTGCGACGCTAAGAAAGTTTGCCCAggtatcatttttttgtttccctTGCGTTCGTTAAGTCGAAACGtcacagccgttagtttgcataTACTGTTCACTCCCATCCTCACCTGGACTATATAACCATTTTTATGCTCTTTGTGATATTTAACGCAATTCTGACCCGACGTTGATAAGGTAATTATGGTACGTAGTTTATTAACGACATGTTTCATGTTTAGTCGATGGTAAATTTGGTGAGTGGTCATCGTACGGACCATGCAGTGCTAAATGTGGAGGAGGTTCACAAACAAGAACCCGAGAATGTAAGTCACCTGCTCCTGTTGGAACTGGAAAGAAATGTGTTGGTCCCACAACAGAATCACGAAAGTGCGGAGTGCGCCAATGTTCAGGTATAGTAACTTTGGCACCTGTTTTTGTAAACaagtaacttttattttatCACCCAGAATTTTTTAACAGTGGATGGAGGATTGGGTGATTGGTCAAGCTACACTTTATGTTCCAAAACATGCGGAGGAGGTGTCCAGACGCGTACCAGAAAATGCAACAATCCAACTCCAGTGGGAAGTGGTAAAGACTGTGTTGGTCAACGTAAAGAAACTCGCGGTTGTGCAAATGACTTCTGTAAAGGTAAACATGTCTCTTACTACTATTAAAAATCCACATGTTTAGTtaagaattattatttttaaagtattgTTTGTTTTGCTAAAGGACCCCCTGGTGTTGCGAAAGCTCAAGAACTTGTCCAAACGTTCTTAAAGAATTTTCATAAGACTCATTATCCTGAGAAGTCACCATCAGGTAGACgtcttattatatatattataagaaGTTCATTGCCCTACTATGAAGTGTCAGTCTAAATGTGTGTATTTTTAGGTAAATTTTACAAAGCAATTTTTGATATCCAAAATGCAGTTGCCGAAGAATTCATTTCAGTTGATCCATCGgccaaaagaaaaacagttgaaGAAAGATTGAAGGATTTGGAAAGCTTCTTGAAAGTGGCTACAGAAGGAGGCAGCATTGATTTTGCTCGTGCTACTTTGGGGAAAGGATTGTTCACTTTTATGAAGGTAAGTGATAGAAAAATTAATGGGGTGTTAAAGTTTGCCAACAAAGTTCAAATTTGAAATTCCCATCGTACAGCAAAAAATCACGGACGGGCTTCCAATTGACGAAATTGACAAAGCAGCTGGTGGTTATCTACAAAGCATCAAGGATAGCATTGGAGAGAAAAGTTATAACCAAATAGTCTCAAGTCAAGGAGATAGTACCTTGATGTTTGTTATGGATACTACTGGTTCAATGAAAGATGAAATTACAGCTTCTAAAGCCATTGCAAAATCTATCATTGACGCAACTCGTGATTTTGAAGTTGACTACATTTTGTCACCATTTAACGATCCTGGTAAATTTTATTTCCTCATTTGGCCGTAATATGACCTAAAATGTCACCAAAGTTGAATTTTGTAAGAGGGTAGCTATGTATGTTTAATAATAAGTAAAgtaagaaaattgaaaaaagcgacaatttacaagaaaatcagATAGATGTGCAATTCACATTAATCAAGTtaatcttaaaattaatattttttaggaaCTGGACCAGTCACTTACAAAAGTGAGAAGGAACGTGCTGGATTTATCACTGCCATCTCTAACTTACATGCTAAAGGTGGAGGAGATTGTCCTGAACTTGCTATCAAAGGTATGCTTAATGCCTTGGATCAAGGTCCTCAGTATGGAAGCCCCATGTTTGTGTTTACTGATGCAACAGCTAAAGATGACTCAACTGAAAATATGGAAGCTTTGAAGTCAGCTGCTGATATGAATTCTGCTACGATTACCTTCTTTACAAATCTTAATGGTTGTACTAGAAGAGGAAAAACGGGAATTGACAGTTACAAGGATATTGCTTCATACACGTCAGGttcgttatttttaaaaatacttgtcATTACAATTTCTGTATCTGTAGGCTCTGTAAGGAAATTAAGCCCTACATACATTATAcgaaattgtttttaatattttaatgcaGTTTTTGTTTACACAGGTCAAGTTTTCCCTTTAAAGAATGAAGATGAACTGTTGAAGTTCAAAGATTATGTTGCAAGCAGCTTGAGTCGAGACACAATGATTGCATCAGGAGGCACTATCAAAAGCAAATCAAAGCGATCTGTCTCGCCTGGACAACACAAATTATCAGTTGACGACGGTATTGCCAAGTTAATTGTTTCGGTAGCTACAAGCGTTCAAAACACGGCGCGATTCGTTACTCTGACAGATCCATCTGGAAAAACTGTGACTGCATTGAACACAATGTCAATGATCCGTATTTTCCAAATTGACGATCCAAGTAGTGGTATTTATAGCTTAGTGTTTCCATCAGGAGCTGGAAAGTATGAATACACGGCTGAAGCTGTTTCCAAAGATGCTATTGCTTTTGCTTACAACTTTATGTATCAAGAAAACCCAAGAAAAGAATCTCCACCATTCTCATTGTATAACCCTATTACAGGTAAGCTTTTCGAGTTCATAATTACCAAAAACTAAACATGAAGCCTGCAATATCTTTCCCGTTAAACGAGAAACTCTTGAGCAACTTTGTTAAAGCCACATTGTTGTCTACTTCCTAACATCCGCTGcaagaaatttttgtttaatttattaattctgCTTTCAACATAGGTGTTGAAAACCAAATGATCATTCGCCTTGGCGGTATACACCGAATCGATATGAACACAATTCAAGTTGACCTTGTGGACATCCATGGAATAACGTTGATTTCCAACTTAAAGCTTTCAGATTTAGATGCTAATGATAAAGTACTCAGCACCATGTTGACACCACCTGCGCAAACATTTAAAGTCAAGTTAACTGGCAAGTGCATTTTATGAATTACTggtcacaaaaacaacaacaaataacgcGTGTTGCCATAATATACATAaccattttttgttattttgattCCTAGGTCGAACGAAGACCGGTG encodes:
- the LOC130614291 gene encoding hemicentin-1-like is translated as MKCAHCIIAMLVLVALVSGCEKKYKKLGCYWEHKGGEILFNDRNNIDWKDFSRYLTRIACKCDKTAKEKGYDFFALRYYGICVGLSKIGHIKKRKGGCMNANFKDCDDAAPGECTGKDFAETIYEIGVNGGYGEWEKFGKCSVSCGTGQQTRTRPCNNPKPIANGNKCDVLGPAEETRECDAKKVCPVDGKFGEWSSYGPCSAKCGGGSQTRTRECKSPAPVGTGKKCVGPTTESRKCGVRQCSVDGGLGDWSSYTLCSKTCGGGVQTRTRKCNNPTPVGSGKDCVGQRKETRGCANDFCKGPPGVAKAQELVQTFLKNFHKTHYPEKSPSGKFYKAIFDIQNAVAEEFISVDPSAKRKTVEERLKDLESFLKVATEGGSIDFARATLGKGLFTFMKQKITDGLPIDEIDKAAGGYLQSIKDSIGEKSYNQIVSSQGDSTLMFVMDTTGSMKDEITASKAIAKSIIDATRDFEVDYILSPFNDPGTGPVTYKSEKERAGFITAISNLHAKGGGDCPELAIKGMLNALDQGPQYGSPMFVFTDATAKDDSTENMEALKSAADMNSATITFFTNLNGCTRRGKTGIDSYKDIASYTSGQVFPLKNEDELLKFKDYVASSLSRDTMIASGGTIKSKSKRSVSPGQHKLSVDDGIAKLIVSVATSVQNTARFVTLTDPSGKTVTALNTMSMIRIFQIDDPSSGIYSLVFPSGAGKYEYTAEAVSKDAIAFAYNFMYQENPRKESPPFSLYNPITGVENQMIIRLGGIHRIDMNTIQVDLVDIHGITLISNLKLSDLDANDKVLSTMLTPPAQTFKVKLTGRTKTGAPFERISRGVSKASNVFVRPMFAGDQFTVTSGERNVAVQIQALVFGSSESQPLTFEVKARRGSITRSASKNIRKMGYVKLIYNAPTGMKGKTETIAVTLTNTQTGEKSTNLFSILLK